In one Culex quinquefasciatus strain JHB chromosome 2, VPISU_Cqui_1.0_pri_paternal, whole genome shotgun sequence genomic region, the following are encoded:
- the LOC119766679 gene encoding defensin-C-like, translated as MQSVTVLCFVLVCFTATFQGARALPQDGVLTEDTYEYVKSLVDVAPSEAEVVEPLPEHHRQRRATCDLLSGFGVNDSACAAHCILRGNRGGYCNGKKVCVCRN; from the exons ATGCAGTCCGTCACAGTCCTTTGCTTCGTCCTGGTTTGCTTCACGGCGACATTCCAGGGAGCTCGAGCCCTACCCCAGGATGGTGTCCTGACCGAGGACACCTACGAGTACGTGAAGAGTTTGG TGGACGTCGCCCCAAGCGAAGCTGAAGTTGTGGAACCCCTGCCCGAACATCATCGCCAGCGGAGGGCCACCTGTGACCTGTTGAGTGGATTCGGCGTCAACGATAGTGCCTGTGCGGCGCACTGTATCCTGCGCGGCAACCGGGGAGGATACTGCAACGGCAAGAAGGTTTGCGTGTGCCGAAACTGA
- the LOC6032313 gene encoding defensin-C, with protein MNSLGTACFAVLCLFAIVSTGNGFPQESADQVQYFANTLFDELPEQSYQAAAENLRLKRATCDLLSGLGVNDSACAAHCIARGNRGGYCNSKKVCVCRN; from the exons atGAACTCGCTTGGAACAGCTTGCTTTGCCGTTTTGTGCCTGTTTGCCATCGTTTCCACTGGAAATGGGTTCCCTCAGGAGTCCGCTGACCAGGTCCAATACTTCGCCAATACTTTGT TCGACGAACTCCCCGAGCAATCGTACCAAGCCGCCGCCGAGAATCTCCGCCTGAAGCGGGCCACCTGCGACCTGCTGAGTGGATTGGGCGTCAACGATAGTGCCTGCGCGGCGCACTGTATTGCCCGGGGAAACCGGGGCGGTTACTGCAACTCCAAGAAGGTCTGCGTCTGCCGGAACTGA
- the LOC6032312 gene encoding uncharacterized protein LOC6032312, with translation MRFQLTMKVTLVKKRMSLCRSLSKVINSSGKVGAWFATESTSKMQPTTVFCFVLICSIGAIYCTNSLPQKDDFETVDRVEVDELDLTHGTDHRVDRFSEQQRHRRATCNFAECDAFCRRRQFRGVCVQNKCKCT, from the exons ATGCGCTTCCAACTAACAATGAAAGTCACATTAGTGAAGAAGAGAATGAGTTTGTGCAGAAGTTTG TCCAAAGTAATCAACAGCTCGGGTAAGGTCGGAGCCTGGTTTGCCACCGAATCCACATCGAAAATGCAGCCAACCACAGTTTTCTGTTTTGTCCTAATTTGCTCCATCGGAGCGATTTACTGCACCAATAGTTTGCCCCAGAAGGACGACTTTGAAACTGTTGACAGAGTTGAAGTTGATGAATTGG ATCTAACCCACGGCACAGACCATCGTGTGGATCGCTTTTCGGAGCAGCAACGCCATCGAAGGGCGACCTGTAACTTTGCCGAGTGCGACGCTTTTTGCCGTCGAAGACAATTTCGTGGTGTCTGTGTTCAAAACAAGTGTAAATGCACTTAA